The sequence gtagttattttcaagttagtgAAACTAtaatacaagtatggactccgtctgcgccggcgcccgctgaCATACCCGTGGCGCCCcgttagagcgcttcccagtcagtcaccaccaaaaaacaccaactaacacaaaaaccagccactcttaacaaaaaaaaaaacactccaaaaaagcacagcacgcgcgccagcaaacgccatgaAGTCAATTTCCAAACGGTAAGAGATATatatccatcatcatcatcatcatcatcagcctgtggacgtccactgttggacataggccttccctatagagcgccaccacacccggtcctcagccttcctcatccagccacttcccgccagccactttatatcgtcggtccatcgtgctggagggcgtcccacactacgtttgcttaaacgcggtctccactcaaggacatCATCAAGGATGTATATCCATAATATTgctaaaaccggccaagtgcgagtcagactcgcacacgaagtgttccgtaccatcgtaccagaaataacacttctaattttttttaaattttcaaggcggccattttgtttattatttgttatagcggcaatagaaatatatattctgtgaaaatttcaactttgtacctattacggttcacgtaATAGGTAGAGGTATACACGCAATAGGAAGCACATAAAAAGAAATTCGTACCAAAAGTTTGtaacagtaaaaagaaaaacgtgAGAAGTCGGTTCGGAAGCACTTATATCTATAAGCCTTAAGAACACTATTTATTTTTCGGAAATAACTGGCAACCCAGGAAATGTCAATGGCCTGTTTgctatgttttattaaaaactagctgatgcccgcagcttcgccagcgtggattggtcagatcccctgcagcatcaggattgaggagttggactccaaattttttatgacacaatgtcgcaaagttcctctatcgattaaaaaagaaatgacgcaaatcggttcagaaatctcggagatttcggtgtacataggtagaaaaacacaactccctttttgaaagtcggttaaaaaagtagcctatgttactccctggtcaattctctacttgtctgtgaaaatcccgtcaaaatcggttcagccgttcccaagattagccttttcaaacagacagacagacagacaaaaattttaaaaacgtgtgattcagttatagtatcgttcaaataaccatatgaccttaatatgcggtagttatttcgaaattacagacagacactccaattttatttattagtatagattagtatagattttactATACTcatccgcggaaagaagttcGTATAGCGCTGTTTCTCTCTGTTACgtgatcccatacaaatgataaagccaaaaatctcagtggacgCTAACCATTTTGGGTCACCAACAAACGAAACTATGATTcctaattgaattttgaatgttttttgaaaacatttccgaattgaatttcaaaggtttttcaaaacatgtttgtgattggttcgTGACTCAAAATGTTTAACGCCCATTGAGATTTtgtctatcatttgtatgggaatatGTAATAGGGAGAGTCCTATAGTAACTTTTTCCAGGGATAGAGTATAGAGTtgtattagtattaaaataagcGTGTTAATTACAGAGCACAAACACTTGTTCAAAGAGAAGACGTTTGACGGCACTACACTGTATGTACCACATTTGTTGCCTGACGAAGCACTCAACCTTGTGTCCACCAATCCCTTTGACGAAAGCAAAGTTAACTTGAAAGTGAGTAtactattacttattattacgTAAATATAAAGTGTTAAgcctttgttgcttaaataaatgtaaagctgtttaaatttatttaatttttatattttctgatttaattgatttataacatttaaaaagtgtacaactgtacttactttgaataaaatatttggcTTTGACATGATTTTTAACACGTTTTGTATGGTAACGTATGGTATCGTATGGTATACTTACAGCAGCAGTTGCAAATATCGGTGGCCCGTTTGCGTGGAGCCTTATCatattagtacggattaaaACCATTCTTTGTTGCAGATAATATTCCGACGCACCCGGCGCCTCAGTGAGATGATTCAGATATACAACAATCTGTTCAAGCACATAATGAAGGACCTGCAGCTCGTGCGCTTTGGCCGGCAACACTTCAACGAGCACTCGGCCATTCAGATACCGCAGTATAAGCTGGAAGTTTGGCCTGGGTAATGTCACAATACTTATCAGTGCCTTCCAGGTTCAAAACCATCACTCTGCAAAGacggttaaataaataaatttagcaGTATTATTCAGCTTGTACACCCCTGCATGTGAAATGAAACTACAAAATGACTCTCTATAGGAAGGGAAGGAACTGAGGAGGTAAAGGGTGAGCCCTTTCCATTCTCCCATCTGTTTCCCCCTATCTCCCATCTCTCCCTCTCTTTCTCCCCCTCTCTTACTTCCCCTTCTCGCTCTCTCTCTTTATCCTTCTCCTTTCCCCTTTCTCTTCCTCTCTTATCCTACCTATAGATCGTCATCATACTGAGTCAGTAGATCACATATCTCTTTTAATCTCATCACTATTTATTATTCAACTGGCAGCCTAGAAAACATCAATTTGCTTTGTTTGATAAAGACTAAATGTTACTAATAAGTTACTTAGACAAGTTTTTCTTTTCCTAAAATATTTAGTGTTATATTTTCTTCCTCTCCTagtttctatttatttaaattgagaATCTGGCTAGCAAAACGGCGTAATTACACTGCTCATTAGCATACTGTTTTTTGTCGGCATGATTTTGGCCCattgaatacaaatctgaactcatttccacagCCAAACAGCCTAGAACTGCACTGAAGTTGGATCCAAAGTTTATGATTTCAAACACTGAATACAAACTTAaattcatttccaagcaaaacagcCTACTGTGTTAATATCCTTAAAAGTCAGTGATTTCGATCAGAACGGTACAAATATAGTAGAGGTTTCACTGCTTTCTTTCGATTTTTTGCTCctcttgtaaaattttgttttggCTAATTATACCGTTTTGTTCGCTAGTTCCTCAATAGTGCattacattttgagaactcgcTCTCCATTtttgctctgtgtcaactgGCATGTCAAAGGTAATATTTTACTCCTTAATCTTAGGGTAAACCATAAGTAAACTGTAATTTTAACATGACATTTGACATAGAGCAAAAATGGAGAGTGAGTTCAGAAATTAATGCATTATAACCTCTTTGATTTTAGCTATGTAACAGCAGTGGATGAATACGAGGGAGGTCTCATGTTGACACTGGACTCCACACACAGAGTGCTACGGACTCAGAGCGTACATTCGCTTATCAGGGAAACACTAAATTCTGAAGGGTCGAATTGGAAGAACGTTTTATCTGATATACTGGTTGGCAGCTCCGTTATGACCACTTACAATAAGAAACTGTTTCGGTAATTAAAACTTCCTAAATTATTCTCGTACAtgaaattcatagtcaagataggggcttttTATGGGTCCCCTAAAAAAGTctttgactatgaattccagtgttaatTTCTCAATAGAAGAatcaagtacttttgaatcgtcaaatgcacatctaccactggttcgaaacgcctttcctatcgagaagaatcagtaagaaactcggcggtcgctcttcaaagattcgatttgcAATATATGCGTTGCTGGAGCGAGTTgcaagtcaaatccatgctcgtttatcatttacataatcttccaTGAGGAGTTTCCCTAAAGTATAAGATccacaggagaaccaaggtcactgacatagcccaaactattagcaagctgaagtgatagtgggcaggccatgcctgtcatAGAGACGATGGCCGttgagccggaaagtccttgaatggagaccgcgtttaagcaagcgtagtgtgggacgccctccagcacgatggtctgacgatataaagcggctagCGGGAAGTAGCTGGATGAGGGAGGCTGAGGACCGAGtatggtggcgctctatagggaaggcctatgtccaacagtggacgtccacaggctgaagatgatgatgatgatgaatcttcCGTGAGAAATCTAATTTTTGGATCATAAAATTTGTATGAGGTTACGTAGTAGGCAACAGAGAGGGctatactaaattatttattttattttatatttatttctcatgtaccaaaattgtaggtagttacaaagttataataaattatgataagcACATtagaaatgcttatctctacaCAGAGATTTCTTCCCGCTTCCCTTATAATTCCTGGAATAgaacatatacatataaattttTACAGAGTGGACAGTATAGATGACACAATGAATCCAATGTCGACATTTAATAAGAATGAAAAGGGACAAATGGTGAAAATAAGCTACATGGACTACTACAAGAAGTACTATGGTATTGATATCATGGACGTCAGGCAACCAATGCTGATTTCgaggtttgtttttttttgttcgaaataaaaatctgtattgtGCGGCCGTTTGTGtaagctcgttcacacaggctgcgtaagcgtagacgtagcgcgtaccattgcgttgtaatgtatggaactgtatgaaacatggcacaccgcttgcgtaaagcgtggacgtctGCGTAACccagtgtgttaggggtttacgcgcgtcactacgcacgtgtcacgtgtacgtgtttggtgtgaatcggcctttaagtTTGCGTTTTTGACATCTGTCAgttacatacaaaataatattgtatgtcCTTTCGCAtacattatatttatatgtagttACTACACGACCACTTGCGACGCTGGCTACGTTTTCATAGTTCTAGCGCCGGATTCCACATAAATTCGTTGACATCGTACGCCATTAAAAGTTAACAAGAACGTTGTGAGTGTAATTTGCCGGACGACTCGTGCAATTCTAGTGAAAAGAACAAGAAAACGGGCAGTTTCATACTGCCCATGACAGTTCGATCTTCATCTCGCAGCACTACAGTCCTGTTGTGACCACAGCCCATGCAAttgggtcgaaatatcgatatttCAAAATCATCGTAAAAATCGTTGTACACATccatatttacattttatgtcATCAAACCACGAAGTAAGCCTAAAATCTTCACTAGCAATGtattaagctgtgatagcctggtggttaggacgtccgcctcctaatcggagatcgggggttcgatcccgggcacgcacctctaacgagttatgtgcgtttgtttaacggtgaaggaaaatatcgtgaggaaacctgcatgcctgagggttttccataatgttctcaaaggtgtgtgaagtgtgccaatccgcacttggcgccacgttggccaagtacggattggtagactatggccaaaactatTGCTAGACTATGGCCAGtttcttttcattctgagaggagacccgtgctctgtaacccatcaccagctcacagtgatgggttgatcatgatgatgatgatgaatgtattTTGTAGAGAAAGCAAGCAATTGCCAGGGTGTGAACAGAAGACCGATTTCATGATATGCTTGGTGCCGGAACTGTGCCAACTTACTGGGCTCTCGAAGGCACAGAGGGAGAACTTCCGATTGATGAAAGATGTCGCAACATATACAAGGATCACGCCGAACCAGCGACACTCTGCTTTCAAAAAGGTAACTAACTcttatgaactagctgatgcccgcgacttcgtccgcgtggatttagatttagaaAAATTCCTTAGGAACTCTCTGAgtttccaggatgaaaagtagcttatgtcgcTCTATGGGTCTTTAAAGTCAGGGCAATCCGTTGCTCCactgcggcgtgattgaaggacaaaccaataaaccaacaaacaaacatattttcgcattttataatacgAATAGTGATGTTTAACCGCTTTTGACCAAATATGGTACAGTTCATTGAATTTTGGGCTgatttatgtaaaattttactTCATGCAATTACGCCATTTTATTTGCTAGCTCCTCAATTgattttttacttttcagttCATCCAAAATGTTCTAAACAACGAAACTGCGAAGAACCGTCTCAAAGGCTGGGGGCTGAGCATAGCTCCGGAGACCATAAACCTCACAGCAAGGACTTTGCCACCGGAGCCTCTGTTCTTTGGCAACAATGTCAAGGTGCCGGGCAAACCCAACGCGGATTGGAATGGAGACATTTGCAGGAATGCTGTCATGCACGCTGTGGATATATGGAAATGGGTCGTGTTGTACACTGATCGGGACAAAAACGTCACTAATGTAAGTCTAATCGTGATCGCCAGGTCACTCTTTGCCACTAGAGCCTAGCTTCTTTGGGAACAGTGCCAAGGTGCCAGGCAAACGAAATGCCCGGAGTAATTATATCTGCCGGTATGCTGTCCTGCAAGCTGTGGTTATATCGAGATGGGTCGTCTTGTACACTGATCAGGACAGAAACGTCACTAATGCAAGTCAAAAGCCTTGCGATCTACTGTTATGCCTTGTACTGGCACGTGAGCTACTGGCAGAATCTCGATACACATGCGAGAAGCTCGATTTAGGTTGTAACTGGCATGCGAGTAACAAGCATGTGTATCACCAGCATTAGtcttatctatctatacatataataaaattgtagaaaagtggtgtctgtacagtggaaatatataaaaaaaagtagcaggggttgttattatatcgatgccgaacccgaaattgtaattaattttttttgtctgtttgtctgtttgtctgtgtgtttgtgcacgctaatatcataaacggcttattcgatttagatacggttttcactaatatattgtagtaagcttcacttaacatttagtgtttatttcatgtcaatcggttcataaataaaaaagttatgtcaatttaaagaatcacggcgaacatttttaacgtacatgctgcccaaaaagtcactattccacgcgaacgaagtcgcgggcacagctagtgctATAACACAATTTAgtaaactgaaatccacgcggacaagtcATTGGCATCCTAGTACTACATAGCTATATAGAAGACATTGAtttatagatatattttttttattttaggatTTCGTCGAAACATTGAAGCGGTGCAGCCGGCCGATGGGTATACAGGTATCCAATCCAGACCTCATACGTTTGCCTAACGACCGCGTGGACACCTACGTACAAGCTTTAAAGAAGTGCATCGTTAGCGATCTGCAATTAGTCGTGGCGATATCACCGTCGATGCGGGATGATCGCTATTCGGCCATCAAGAGGATCTGTTGTGCGGAGAACCCTATACCATCGCAGGTATTGtcacactactaatattataaaggtgaaagtttgtatctgtgtgtgcgggcgtgcgtgtgtgcgtgcgtgcgtgtgtgcgtgcgtgcatgTGCGTggatgtgtgtgtatgtgtgtttgttactctttcacataACCGACGGTactatgccgtgtagaaaccaaacaggtatgggtttaataaaaactaggccataccctttccaggtaagcccgcttccatctcaaactgcattatcacttaccaccaaagTGTTATTTGAAGCAaaaaagtgtcatttcttgtacgacggtacggaacccttcatgtgcgagtccgactcgcactttaccGTTTTTTTTCGTTACATCGAATTTCAAATCACAACAGTGCTCaataagttttcacttcaaaaactcGAGAGTTAACTTTCAGGTAATCAACGCTCGCACGATATCGAACAGCCAGAAGATCCGTTCGATCACTCAGAAGATACTCCTGCAAATAAACTGCAAGCTCGGCGGTACGCTGTGGAATATCAGCATCCCTTTTAAGTCCGCCATGATTGTAGGCATCGACTCTTACCACGAGGCGACTCAGAAGAAAGAGAGTGTTTTCTGTAAGTAtgacttttttacccgactacggcaaagcggAAATAAGGAAGGgtcatgattttagcagtctatgtatgcatGGATATATGTTTGTATCCCGATTCTAagtgttccatcgtagcgcctaaactactgggccgattttgatgaatggggTGTCAATTacctaacagatgttacatcaaaaaaagtgggggtcttcaaaaatatttttttgctattgaattgagtggggtgtcaaatgaaagagatgaaaattctaagttcatgaatataaatgcactacaaaattaaaatataccaagcaacagaaaaacacttactataatatttcagcgtttattaagaagaCCGTAGTCTGGTTTTACTTTTCaactttttcaatttcaatttcaaaaccttttttaacccccgacccaaaaagaggggtgttataagtttgacctgtgtatctgtctgtagcatcgtagctcctaaactaatgaaccgattttgctttagtttttttttgtttgaaaggtggcttgatcgagagtgttcttagctttaatccaagaaaatcggttcagccgtttgaaagttatcagctcttttctagtttttactgtaaccttcacttgtcgggggtgttataaatttttaatgtacacttgtcTTTTCTATGGCTCTACCAAGTACCAACTCGTTGCGTTAGACTCAGATCCCCGAGCCCGTTATTGGTAAAATTTTTCAGCTTACAGCAAAGTCACAATGTCGCCTGTTTATTGGTCTTTTATCGGATATACTTTGGAAAGTGTACTCAGGAACTTTACAAGCTTGTTCCACCTTCACCGCACTAGCACAGAACAGCGTCTAACACAGAAATAATTGTCATTATGGATGTTGCAATTTAAatagcatgattgtcgtcaagcgcaaacctATCTCACAATAAAAAGAAAGAGTATTAGTGCTATACTTGAACGTTTAATATTAAACATAGCATTTTGACAGTAGCTAATGTCAGCTATGCTTGGAatttctctatgtgatcaaattagaaatgagatcagagtaaccggcgtagtattattttcttttgttcTGTCAACAGCATTTGTGGCCTCGTACAACCAGTCGATGACAACCTGGTACTCGAAGGTGGTGTTCCAGAAGCGTGGCCAGGAGATCGGCGACTGCTGCAAGTACTGCATCGTGGAGGCGCTGAAGCACTACCTGCGCGTCAACTCCCAGCCGCCCGACCGGATCATTATTTACAGGTTAGTGTTCTGGTGTTTTATCACCAGTCTTTCTGCTCGTACAGCCAAGCGATGACGACCTGGCACTCGAAAGTGGTGTTCCAGAAGCGCGGCCAGGAGATAGGCGACTGCTGCAAGTTCTGCATTGTGGAGGCGCTGCAGGACTACTTGCGCGTCAACGGCAAATTACCCGActggattattaaaaaatttaaacataaaaataacaaacactGCAAATTGTATGGATTGTATTCGCTGTATCCTAAAATGACTATTTTAAATGTTTACAGGGACGGAGTCGGCGACGGCCAGCTCAACACCATAAAGAAGTTTGAGATCCCGCAAATGAAGATCAGCATCAAGGATCTCAAGGAGGAATACAATCCCTCCATCACGTATGTCGTGGTGCAGAAGCGAATCAACACGAGGATATTCCTCAACCAGGGCTCAGAGTTCGCGAACCCCAACCCAGGCACAGTTCTCGATCATACGGTTACGAAACGAGATTGgtgagttatttttttaaatgtttttatgtcccatagcaaaaagaaaaaagaactcttataggatcacttcgttgtctgtcgtgtttgtcaagaaaacatatagggtacttcccgttgacctagaacaatgcaagttggcaggttttcggattttttcctttacttgtgctataagacctgcctacctgcctttcatgtttctaggtcaacgggaagtaccctattgacaaacacgacagacagacagacaaacaacgaagtgatcctataagggttctgtttttccttttgaggtacggaaccctaaaaacatatcGTTTCTATTGTGCAGGTACGACTTCCTCCTCGTATCACAGAAAGTGAACCAAGGGACAGTCACTCCGACTCACTACGTCGTGGTCTACGACGACAGCCCTATGACGCCAGACCAGTGCCAGCGGCTCACGTACAAAATGTGCCATCTGTACTACAACTGGCCTGGCACGGTCCGCGTGCCAGCGCCATGCCAGTACGCCCACAAACTGGCGTACCTAGTGGGCGAGAACATGCGTGTAGCACCGTCAGAAGTACTGGCGGATAAACTGTTCTTCTTGTAAAGTTGTGACTCCCCGCAGGTCAATTGCGTATCTCGTTGGACTTCTACAGTTGTACGCTACGCAAAGTGTCTCAATCTACGGTGTGCCGCCACATAGCGGCCGTAATGTGACGGTGAAACGAAGAACTTAATGACGGTTGTCGAAACgcttttgctcaacgtttctagTACGAACCGCTAGAACGTTTTCCCTTCCGGTAcctgtttcctgccacgtataacctaaataaCTTCAAGAGCGAATATTCGTCTTTTATATTCTAtacacggagagaagttaatataagGCGAGTGCCTAatcgtaatcccatacaaatgacaaagacaaaaagtcagtgggcgttaatcattttgagtgaccaaccaatcacaaacgagtcTATGTTTTCCGTACTACTCTATTCACGGAAACAAGTTTGTACGGAAAACAagctcgtttgtgattggttggtcactcaaaatgactttttgtctttatcGTTTGTATGGGATCgcgtaacggagagagccctatattaacttctctctgTGGAAGGAGTTAAGGCAAGTGCGCGTCTTGTCGTCAAGGGCAAACCTATCTTGCAGTAAGAAAAAATGGTAAGGACACGTGGCATGATACATCATCGTTACAGTGGTCACGGGTGACTAGAAACTGGCAAGGGAGTCGACGGTTCAATGACGTCATTCGACGTAACATTACGACCGCTATGTGGCGGCACCTCTTGGAAATCGTAGATtaacaagtaataaaattataagtagcAACGTCCATGCTAGCAATATCATTGTTTATCACTGAGATTCCGTGTTTTATACCATAACTTATGTTATGTATTATGTAGTTGATAAAATATACAtggtgtaaccagaatgctagcaaaaacttggCGTTATTATTCTACTAcattaacacaatccaatgccaataactacAAACTAAGGCAAATGCcctattttgtagttttagtgattttgtatttttcaaacattgttatagcgtgcaaaactcaggTCAATGCCCCaactacgacgcggcattgacttcaagCGACCtgtttacggaacgttcgttgacctctagcgccaGTCAGACGTTTTATTTGGAATATATTGTGAATTTAGAAAAATACcggatttttactttttttatagtttttttatggtatatTATCAGTAATAATctgtactatcacctgtcttcgtttttgctagcgttctggttacaccctgtatgtaGCTCGAGTCCTGTGACAGATTTCATCCTAATGACGCTTATGAAGTTCAGTATTTTATAATGGTAAAAATGTATGAAGAATGTACCCGAAAAATATCatacatactttatttttacGCGTTTATGCACATTAATAGTGACGTTCTTTTGGTATCATTGTACAGGAGCGGTGTCTGTGTGCTCGATCgtaccaatagggaaattttccaccgagcggtgttgtgctctctatacttctatatatagtgcagaTTCCTAAACGCTCCGTTAGtgcgattcagatttgcgtGTTCTACTTGAGCTTTAGCTGTACCGTACtagtgctgccatctagtgagagATTGGGGTGAGTGGCGACCGGCTTGGGTTGGTGTAACGAGTGATTATTGATTGATTTCTTCGTAAGAGTGAGAGGTGTCATCTGCTTGCGAGTGTGGCAACCGCCACATCACTCCCCTCCGAGACGAAGTCATAGTGTAAATGATCCAAGAGAGGTGGTGTTGTAGTGTATCCGAAGGGGAATGGCGCTTGGCTTAACCATCCAGAGAAGTGGCGTTATATGTATGCTGCTGTCTGCTGGTGGAGTGCAGAGCCATTGTGCCCTGACGGTTTGTGTGCTTACATCCGGCTTACTGGTTTCGATCTGATTGATGATGGCTGGTAACTTTGTAGTTGGAATAATGTGCGATGGATTCTTGGCTGCGCATCTCAGTTTGCGGTGTGCCATCAGAAAGGTGTTGCGGTATATGTGATCAACCTTGATCGCATTGGTGTGTGCCGCGCGGTGGTGTGCTGTGTGTGACCACTTTTGATCACGTCGGCTGAAGCGGTGGTGTGCGATCCCTCTTCGATCACGTCAGTGTGTGGTGTTCAGTGGTTTGCGGTCCCTTCTTCGTTCACGTTGGGGTCACCAATGAACGGGAGCGGTGTCTGTCGCAGCCTTATTTATGTCACTCTGACAACTGTCACATGACTCGAGCTATATTTTATCAACTATAGTGTCATTACGCACGttcgactagtcgcccggcaactcagtcGATGGCGATCTTTAGATTATCATATGGAATTCGTCGTGTGTCGCAGGAAGTTGCGGCGATTGCGTGCGTATACACAGGGCGACTTCCATATAAATTGCAGATT comes from Maniola jurtina chromosome 17, ilManJurt1.1, whole genome shotgun sequence and encodes:
- the LOC123873555 gene encoding piwi-like protein Ago3; the protein is MADPGKGRGRGQALLEALRSHMTPPSSEEPSPQSSAAPSAVSSSTMSGRGRAAAMLLSKMQKPGPTHFSPASDVSPSPSTVSVGRGRGLKLLESLKVASQISQSTSASRVVESLTGQMAESTVSTAHTTDTVGKNKFFREVKVTPPVVKRGETGTPCEVTANFIYLNFEENNVFEYEVRYEPDTDAKHLRFKLLNEHKHLFKEKTFDGTTLYVPHLLPDEALNLVSTNPFDESKVNLKIIFRRTRRLSEMIQIYNNLFKHIMKDLQLVRFGRQHFNEHSAIQIPQYKLEVWPGYVTAVDEYEGGLMLTLDSTHRVLRTQSVHSLIRETLNSEGSNWKNVLSDILVGSSVMTTYNKKLFRVDSIDDTMNPMSTFNKNEKGQMVKISYMDYYKKYYGIDIMDVRQPMLISRESKQLPGCEQKTDFMICLVPELCQLTGLSKAQRENFRLMKDVATYTRITPNQRHSAFKKFIQNVLNNETAKNRLKGWGLSIAPETINLTARTLPPEPLFFGNNVKVPGKPNADWNGDICRNAVMHAVDIWKWVVLYTDRDKNVTNDFVETLKRCSRPMGIQVSNPDLIRLPNDRVDTYVQALKKCIVSDLQLVVAISPSMRDDRYSAIKRICCAENPIPSQVINARTISNSQKIRSITQKILLQINCKLGGTLWNISIPFKSAMIVGIDSYHEATQKKESVFSFVASYNQSMTTWYSKVVFQKRGQEIGDCCKYCIVEALKHYLRVNSQPPDRIIIYRDGVGDGQLNTIKKFEIPQMKISIKDLKEEYNPSITYVVVQKRINTRIFLNQGSEFANPNPGTVLDHTVTKRDWYDFLLVSQKVNQGTVTPTHYVVVYDDSPMTPDQCQRLTYKMCHLYYNWPGTVRVPAPCQYAHKLAYLVGENMRVAPSEVLADKLFFL